ATGGCTGCCGGCTAAAACGCTGCGCCTCAAGGAGCGTCATCCCCGCATGCCCTCGGTCTGAGACATGAATGCTGTCGATAGCCGCGCTATTTCCCTTAAGTGCTGACCATAGTCCATGTTCATTTAGGGCATTCACACTGCCCTGAGCCAAAGCAATAGCTCTGGCATCAAATCCAGGATGCCCATCACCGGGGCGACTGGCTTCCACCAGTGCAACCGTTAATGGCCGGCCGGTTGGTTGACGCAGTTTAGCCAGCATCAATGCCAGCGTGGCCCCCGTCATGGCACCGCCGATAATCACAACATCAAAACAGGGACAATCTTTGTCCTGCAGCATGGTTAACTTCCAACGAAACCGGCTCAGTCCGGCTTCTCACTGTTATCATATTCCATTGGATAAAAAAATGGCGGCCAAGGCCGCCATGCTCAAGGTGCTTAGTGGATCACCTTTTCTTCTTGGTTATCTGCCGACGGCTCAGGGCCAAATTCGGAATAACACAAAATCGCGGCCATACGGACAAATTCCAGAATTTCCATATAGGCGGCTTCTGATTCCTCATCCTCGGTCACGTCCAGTTCTACCCGGGCAATTTCAGCTAAGTCTTGAATGACTTCTCGCACATCGGCAGAGCCTTTATTCAGCTTTGGTTGAATAATAGCAAGCCCGGTCAAAAAGCTTTGGGTCCACAGTGACAATGCCTCAACCCGATCTGCCAGCGGCTCTTCCTCTTCTGGCAGCATAGGAACAAACCCAAATTCCACATCTGCAAGGCGGGCTGTGGCATCTTGGTACATATCTGCCACCAGATGCTTCAATTCTGCCGGTAATGGCTGACCATCGTGCATCAAGTCTGCCAACGGCTTATGCCAGCCATCTTGCTGTGATTCAACGCCACCGGCGATCAACCCCACCAGGGCACCGTGAACTTCCACCGGATGCTGACCGATTTCTGCGTGATTTAAGGCTGCCTTGAGATTTTCAATACAAATGGATGGAGGGTTAGCCATAGGTGATTTCCAAAAATACAGTTTATTGCTGCCATGCTAGCAGAGTTCCCCCCCTGTCACCAAGATGGGATAATCGTCTGAAGGCACAAAAATTATCCTATGCTGTGCCAGCCTGCTCACTTGCTCAACAAACACAGTGATCCGAGGCGATTTCACAATGCAGTTATCTTGCACTTTAGTCCCGCGCCTTATATAGTCCGGCACAAGAGCTTAAAGAAAGGATACCAGCGTTCCATGAGTAGCAGTGCAGTTGATATCACCCTGTTGGGTCGCACATACTCTATCGCCTGTCCTGCAGGTCAGGAACCCGCGCTCCGAAATGTGGCAGACAAACTGGAAAAACAGTTGTTGTCCCTCAAAGCGCGAACCAATAATTTAAGCCGCGAAGAAATTGCCATCATGGCTGCACTCAATATTGGTTATGAACTTTTTGAAGAAAAGCAGAATAATCAGGAATATAATAGACGCATGGATGAACGTATTGCGCTATTGCAGGCCACGATTGAAAATGCACTGGTTGAACGGGAACGTCAGGCGAATTACACTGCCAAACCAGATGCTACTGCGTCAGACGCAGACGATTCACAATAACAGTTTATTGCTCTCTGGGGTGTACGACAGTCGGTAATGTCCCTGTGCCGATATTTTTAGACCCAGGGTGAACGCTTTACCAACATTGAGCATGCTCGGCTCGTACCGAGAAGCCTTAGGCGGTAATCGCTTACCCGCCTTGAACCTACGGTTCAAGGGCTTACACCGATAACGGCACTTTGGAGAGCATCCAATTTCAGGCATGGTGATGGAAACCAGAAGCCGGATAAGACGCCAGATGCGCCAGCGGCGCAACGCACTCACACCTGAGCAGCAGCAACAAGCTGCTGCTAGGCTGGCCCAGCACCTTCCCCCGCTACTTCAGCAGCATCATTATCGCCATATTGCCCTCTACCATGCGACTGATGGTGAACTAGATACAGCGCCACTGATACACGCTTTGTGGCAACAAGGCATCAAAACCTACCTACCAATCCTGCATCCATTTTGTGCCGGGCATTTATTATTTTTGCATTATGATGCCCATACCCCCATGGGGAAAAACCGCTTTGGTATTGCTGAGCCGCAACTGGATGTGCGTCAGGTGCAACCTGTGCATCAGCTCGATGCAATTCTCACCCCATTAGTTGCCTTTGACACTCAGGGCAACCGGCTTGGCATGGGGGGGGGCTTTTATGATCGAACCCTTAGTGCAGAAAATGCGCCCCCCGCGATGGGATTGGCCCATAGCTGTCAACAGGTCGAGTCTCTGCCAATTGCTGACTGGGATATGCCGTTACACGCCATTATTACCCCGGATACGATCCATCTGTGTCGTTAACC
This region of Shewanella sp. NFH-SH190041 genomic DNA includes:
- a CDS encoding UPF0149 family protein, which codes for MANPPSICIENLKAALNHAEIGQHPVEVHGALVGLIAGGVESQQDGWHKPLADLMHDGQPLPAELKHLVADMYQDATARLADVEFGFVPMLPEEEEPLADRVEALSLWTQSFLTGLAIIQPKLNKGSADVREVIQDLAEIARVELDVTEDEESEAAYMEILEFVRMAAILCYSEFGPEPSADNQEEKVIH
- a CDS encoding cell division protein ZapA produces the protein MSSSAVDITLLGRTYSIACPAGQEPALRNVADKLEKQLLSLKARTNNLSREEIAIMAALNIGYELFEEKQNNQEYNRRMDERIALLQATIENALVERERQANYTAKPDATASDADDSQ
- a CDS encoding 5-formyltetrahydrofolate cyclo-ligase gives rise to the protein METRSRIRRQMRQRRNALTPEQQQQAAARLAQHLPPLLQQHHYRHIALYHATDGELDTAPLIHALWQQGIKTYLPILHPFCAGHLLFLHYDAHTPMGKNRFGIAEPQLDVRQVQPVHQLDAILTPLVAFDTQGNRLGMGGGFYDRTLSAENAPPAMGLAHSCQQVESLPIADWDMPLHAIITPDTIHLCR